The Tripterygium wilfordii isolate XIE 37 chromosome 5, ASM1340144v1, whole genome shotgun sequence DNA segment GCATACCGTAAAATAGGTAGGGATTTTCGGAATAACAATCTTGAATTGCTCCGGAGACTGGTCCTAACATATCCAAATATTCCATTAAGACATTAGTATTGGATAGTAAGTAGATACTTTTTATATACAACTTGAGTCTTTGTAAGAAACACAAATTGATACTGATCATAAGTGTATATACCACAAAGTAACCTCTAGGAAATCATGCAAATATACAAATGCACACAACACTATTTGAGGATGGTTTGGTAATTTGAGATAACACTTTTTAGGCTTGCAATAACAACAGAaatacaggcgaacatgtggtgcagtggtagagttgtaggggtgcaacctaaaggCCACACGTTTCCCCGAAACAATCTCCATACTTATTATGTGGCGGTAAGGTCTGTGTTCATCCTGCCTGTCCCGACCCCACCCACTACAAGTgtcttgtgcatgggagttgtttacttttttaacAATAGCAAAGGAATTGTCGAAGAATTAGGGACAAAGAAAGAACTAAAATACTAACTTAAGCATCACAGCTAGGGTTCCTTGGCATCACACCAAAGGGTAGATTGCATCATACAGTCAAAGGAAATTAGTTGCTAGAACTCTGTGAAACTGTCTGATAATTCATTGAAGATACGAGTACAACTCTATCATTCCTAATTCCTTTATGGACTTCACCTAAAGGTATGTATACCCATTTGCTGATTATCTTCATAGAAACTTTTACAATTCACATCCCagtaaataagaaaaaattcAAGGAAAAGTTCATCTCgcataaatataaacaaaagaaaaggcaaacaagaaaaacttaatcataattaattattaacacAATTTCACAAGTTGGTGTAAGTTATGgaagaaacaaatcaaaataaagtTGGCATCTAACACCTTGGTATTCTATATAAAACACACCTTTTCCTTCTGATGACTGCCAATCAAGAGAAGAATGCCATCTATGTTAATGCTTGTGATCACAACCTGAGATCAATTGAAATCATGTATTCATACTACAATACAATAAAAAGGTAGATATATAAAAGGATAACATTGATATGTAGCCACAGAAAAGTGTCTCTAAAATCTCGCAGAATGATACTAACAAATATTTGTGTGTGCCTTCACAAACGCaatataaaaaagaacaaaagaattgCGATCCCCGTGGGTTTCCACCCTCATACAGTCATACTTAACATGCATATGCAAGACTTCtgaaaagataaaaagaaaCTAGAGTCTTCTCCATCATCTACCAGCTTAAGAAATCAAATGTAAGAGCTACCTCTCTGTTTAGCAATATATggctcttttttcttcttctttttttctgctTCTGCAgtaaatttacatcattatGGCCTTCATGTCGAGAATCAATTGGTAAGTAATAAAACCAACTACTTAAGAATCTTGGGTTTTCAATTTGTAGCCTTCCACACTAATTTAACCAAAATCAACTCAATTGGTCATAAGGTGAGGATGAAGGGTTTCTTTGTATTGGAATCTAATGGATGATAATCCATTCAAATAGAGGAAATTGCAGCTCACTTTAACCAATCCACTATGAAACTGCATCTCATGTAACTTCAGCAGCATGACATTAGTATGGgacataataataatttccTTTTAACTATAATTACAGGACAAATGACACATGTGAAAAGGTTAGACTGGTTATGTCTTAGGACATGAAGACTGCATATTATGCTCATGgtagtaattttttttgtcacgtGCTACTTCTTCGAGATGGGATTTTCTCCTCAGCTATGTATTCTAGAGTCTAGACTACTTCAGCGGTAGCACATTTTTGTCAGTTTAAAATCTGCGCTCTGGATGCCCCTCTCGTAACCATTTCGATAGGAATTTGTTAACTGGCAAGTTTGCACCACATGCTaaggaaagagagggaaaaCACCATAACACAGTATCCCATCACTGCCTCAGAAATTGCCTCCCAGCAATAGTCGAAAAATTAACCAGCCTTTCAGGATATATAGGACATAAAAGCAACGGTAATAAATATCAAAACAACAAGGATGTggaatgcaaataaataaaagatcCAAGGACTTGCAATAGGTTAAAATCACAAAACTAATGCAACACCTTAGAAGGTCCCACTGCATGAAGAAAGTTACAAGCTTCTCGGCCATCCCTTTCAGAAACAATCCTATGACAAGCAAACATTATCATAAGTCATAAGAACAAAAGCATTTGGACAGCAAAAGATGTAGGGAATTGACTGTTGGATCATCTGCACTTAGTATTTCATATTAtatcttatgtccttttatGTTGTTTACTGTAACATTGACTACTACCCATTCTCCAGTGGTCATTTATTGCCATCAAGTCCGTAATATATAAATGTTGGCATAACCAACATAAAGAAAGTCAATAATTCTTATCAGCAAGATGCCCATAACAAGGCCAACCCTATGCGGATTTAATAGTTTCACAAGCGATAATCATTTACACTCCTAACCCTCAATTGATGGGCAGAGAAAACTCATGCAGCACGTGCGAGAAACTAGGATCCATATCACCCACATTGGTTAACAAATGACTGGAAAATAAATTATGTATGCTACAACCTCTTTGACAGCACATGGAGAAGAAAAAATGCACTAAAATTTGGAGAAAATAGTATAAGCTGtattggaaaaggaaaacatCCCAGACGAGCTGGTCAATAATAAGGCAAGCTTTGCTCTGGAATGAAGCTAGAAGTGAAAGTGATATAAGCAGCAGTCTTCTTGGAAAAGCTATAAAGGATTTAATATTTTCCTGATTGAGGCGCCTATTGCATTTGAGAATTGAAGCAACTTATATTCAAACACCTCAAAAAATAAGGTAATTTTTGGCATCAATTGGGGATGGTAATGGACATGGGATAATTGGAATGGGAATGTTCTGTAGCAAAAAGAATCAAAGAGGGAGTGATGGTTGCAAATGTTAAATATATAGAAAACATTAATGCAGGAATGGAAGGCAAATAATGTCCGAGTGACAACCTCACTATTAGTTTTGTGTTATTAAATTTACGTCTGCGTATTATTGTTTAAATTGAGAATAATCCCTCTActtaaatattttgtatttatcAGATTATTAGTATAATCACGCTTatcaaattattaatattatgcaacattatattatattatcatAGTAATTTTTGTTGATAGAGGAAGATGGGGATTTGAACCCCGCACTCAAGGCAGGGTGATGAGAAGCTTGACCATTAAGCTTGTTATGCTCCTCGACATAAtttgaaaatattaatataaaattattattacaaAATTACAAGAATCTATAACTATAAATGTAAGCTATTTAAAATATAatcttttttgaaaatgatataatCACTGCTATCATAGTTACATAATTAAAGTGATATCAACTATTTTTATGCTTGTAAGTTATACTGACAGCAAAGCAATTTTGGGAATGGTTAACCATTCCCATTTCATACATTCCAGCCTTGAGGGCATACCAGACGCACAAAAAGGTTAATATTCAGATAATTCCAAAACATGTTTTTTCCAGTTTCTCAATCAGTGTAAGAAGATGTCATGCGCAAGTGAGAGTGAGACAGGTTGTCTAATGATCAACAGAATTATATAGTTATAGAATGATAAATTGTGATTAatcagaaagaaacaaaaacattcAAGCACTTTCAACAGCAGCAAAAACAGGAAAAATACACCTATGAGATTGAACGGAAAAGTACCATCCACAAGTGTAAATCAAGGAAAAATACACCTAAACCCGTTCTGGGTAAAATGCCCCATGACATCAAACGATGAGAGAGGTTGATGAAGCAAAAGAATGGCATCTATCAAAGtagctatgtatatatattttagtcTGCAAACTCTGAGCAAAATTCAGTTATTTTTCTTGCAATAATTAACCCACTGAAGCAAATGAATTCTGGTTTTGAAGACCAGAATTGCAGAGATACAAACAAAAATAGAGTCAAGTATGTCGGACAATATTACATATTATTGGAAGATACCTGAAACCAGTCAACTGTTCTGCTTCAAACTGGTTAGGAGTCAACATTGAAGCCACTGGAACAACCTGTTTAAAAGATGTACCAAATAGTATAAtgattaaatcaaatttcaattttatcattgagAAGCTACAAACTTTTTAACTTCTCTACATAGAATGCAAGGATAGTACCTAATATGTAGTTTTGTCCAATAAATATAAGGACGCTAATAGTCAAACACTGTCTTTACCATTGGATCACTATAAAGAAAACGCATGCAACCCATGATATAACAACTGGATTGCTCACCTTCTGACGGTATACCGCTACCAACTCTCTCGGGACATAAAGCTTTCCTTCGTCACCCAGCACTGGATCACAAACTGAACAAGAGAGATAATCTTTCATgaagcttttttattttttagttttcattttcctttgaATAGACTTAAAAGAGAATATTGTTAGAAGACATAATCTGCATCACTACCTAGAGCTATAATCCAACAGACAATACAGTAATAAGGAAGGACATTCTAATAGGTAAACTCCACATAATGATAGCGAAAAAGGAACCAGGTTCTTATCTAAAGTACACATAAAAGGAAGAAAGCATGGGAAAATGTCGAAAACATATGATTGACCTTCACCATTTTGTGGCCCATTTATCAGTACAAAAATATGGAACCTTGTTTTGAAAATACGCCCATCCATGCATATAAAGTACAGTGTTGCATGAATGTTGCGCGTATACACAGACAAACCTAAAAACTAGACATGAAACATCTGTTTTGATATATCTGACCAATGCAGGAGTTGGGCCCacattgttttgaaatttgaaaacaatTGTGTTTTCTCCAGACCAATGACTCGAAAGTCGTTAGAtctcaaaaaattaatttatatcatGGACATGACCGTCATCATCAACATTGAAGCAGTAGTGCAACAGGTAGAGGGGTCTCTCACCTCTCATAGAGTATATTCATTCAGAAACGAAACAAATTTTATCTTCCAtgcattttaaaaatatttccagTTTTTGTCACATATAAATGATAATCAATGAAATTTTCAAAGTACTAATAAATTGCCTCTGGATCATTCAGCTGGCAAAATATTATAAGAATTCCAAAAGTTAGCAAGATGCCCATCTATAACCAAATCAAACAACGATTTCgtacaaatacaaataaaataataagtaaaCAGGCAAACATAtggctcagtggtagagtttCAACGAGTACAATTCTTGAAACAACCTCTCCgtatattatgtgagggtaaagTCATGCATGTCTCCGAACTtgtccactgcgggagccttgtgaaCAAGATTTGTTTACCATATAAATAAATAGACAtatagagaaattccaaaaaaaaactgtaTTTCAATCCTTAGTAAATCTAGGTAGCTGAAAGATTTCAAGGAGAAAATATAtggcaaagaaagaaaaaaaaaggtacacTTGCTGAGACCAGAAAACTTTGTAGAAGTTGATAATCTTCTTACCATAGGTGAGCTTCGGATTTATAGTGCGAAGCTTGTTAACAACTTGCAATACAGTGTCCAAAAAAGAAGCTGAACCAATATAACCTGCACCACACCAGTAATAGTTCAAGGCTTCAAGCTATATATACAATGGGCAAGGTAAGTTAGAAATTTAGAAGAATCTGATTACTGCAGGAAAATCTTGattgaaataaattaattaacaaattaaaattataaatcagATAAATGTATATATTAGATGCGACAATTCTCCCTCTTCTGTAAACAACTCATGTGCACAAGAATCTGGTGGTAGGTGAGGTCGGGGACAAGCAAAATGTACGTAGAGTTTAtccccatataatatgtggagaggttgttctCAGGattcaagaattgaacctgtgacctctaggttgtacaACAGCAACTACAACTGGGCTAAATGTTCGACTGTCTTCTACATAGatattgaacctgtgacctctccCTATCTTTTGTCCTCTCTCTATCTTTTGTgccaaaagaaaatagaaaaaagttTTATAGTTCTTAGATCCTTACTACAATTCTTATTCTCCCTATCTTCTATGCAGAAATGAACTTATCTTAAGTGCACAGTATTACAGAAAGAGAAATTGATTGATGAACATAATAAACTAGAACTATCCCCATTAATTTTCCTGTGGAAACCACACATTGGCCATAGAAGACAACCATATCCCATAATTAGGTGTCTCAAAGCAAGATAATAACTGTCTTTTGAGTGTCTTCTTAGAACTTTTTTTTCACAAACATTTATCATTACCTAATGTTTCTTGCCTTCTTGGCCTTACAAGAATCTTCTTTCACTTGCATGACAACGTCACATTAGTCACTTGAGCTATAATAAGTCCACTGTTTCATTCTAAACAATAGTACATCTAACCTGTTTGCTTGGTTAAACAAATCTCAAAAGATGTATTTAGTCATAGAGATTTTGATGCTTCTGCATATATACACAAGGTGCCAGGATGGTAGGAGAGTTGAACCAAGAATTgaaatttgggaaaaaaaatgaagaaattatGGTAAAATAGCAAAGTCCATAACTCAATTTTAACAGATCATTGTCTCCCACATATGTTCTGGCAGAAATTTGGgataaaaatgaagaaattatGGTAAAAGTGGAGGAATGATAGCAAAGTCCATAACACAATTTTAATAGATTATTGTCTTCCACATATGTTGTCGTAGAAAAAGAATGAAACCATAACAAAGTCCATTTCCTGCAAGAGACCAAACAAGTCTCCCAGGTGGTTCCTATTGTGGGACAATGTAGGCCTCAGATCAGTGGAATGCCTCAATCCATGCACTCAAGAATCAATTTTCGACTATAAGTCCAATTTAACAGCAGCAATTGGAAAAGAATTATCGACATCTCTGACTACATTCTGTCAGGAAGCCATGAACTTGCGTCCTTGTACAATGAGATAAGACAACTATCTGTGGAACCCCTGCTTCAACCACAAAATTCTTTTGATATCAGAAGACAATATCCCCAGAGGAAGTCCACAgagaatagacaaagttttatCAGGACAAGCTACTAAGTTAGTGCCATGATAATTCTAATTTACATCGCTATTGGAAGGTGAAAGGTTCAAGAGCATTATTCCAACAGAGATAAAAGAGTTTTTGCCTCATCCACAACAATACCCTATATCTGCTGATCAAATTCTTCAAGTACAAAGTTCAGTAATCATGCTACAGCACAAATAAACTAtttcacaaaagaaaatcaaatatgaCTGCaaggaaaatgagagaaaagtgAAGATatacataaaaaagaaacatgAGGAAGATTTGTATCACAAGTTTTTATCTTCCCTTATTCAGGAGTAATAAGAAAATTGCTAGTTTCTAATCATTGCAAGTACTTGGAACTAAATAATCATTCTCACTTCAAATAATGTAACTGTTATCCTGTAAATCATGACATGCCAACCACAAAGTCACAAACACTGAGCGACACGCAACCCAATTAAGCTGTAATAATGTACCTGTTAACAAATGAGTGTAGTATAATAACTGATTCGCTTCAAGGCCTTCAATTAACTCCCATAGTTGTTGTCCATTCAAAACTTGGCCCTTAAAGGTCGGATATCCTGCATAACTTAACTGATCAAACCATGATCTCACTTGCACTTGGCAATAAGAGTGTGCCTGAACTCATACAGATAGACAGGTGACTCACACCCATACAGTTCTGAGACTCTTTGAATGAAGCAGAATAAGCAGCTTGCCTGTATGGTTTGAAAACTGCACAGAATTTATTGGATCCACATCATAGCCCAATAGTTGAAGAGGAAAGACAGCTGATTTATTGCCAACATATCCCTAGGAGAAAATAGACAATGGCAGTGACATTAAGGAGGGGTACAGAATCTACCAGAGGAACCATAGCTAAGAAATTTGGCAATAATAATTTTCGTATGGCATGAGGAGAAAACTAAACGAATTCTTCCAACTTAAAGATAAAATACTTTGCCTCTAGAAAGAATGTACTTGTTGTTTATCGCAAAGAATATCAATAGCAGCATACGGAGAATTCATCATGAAACAGTGAGTTTAAATGCATTAAGTTTAAATATAGAAAATTTACACGAAATGCTACTACAAAGTAAACCGATGATTTGGTTTCCtgtaccatcaaacaaacaaaaggacgcaaatattaaattttttcaaaGCTATGGTGCAACATGAAATGGAAGCAGTCATTAAGAGCTAATGCATAAAATATATCAATATTTACCAAATTCAGTTATTTGCACATATTAAAACATAAAGATAGTTTTACATTATTTGATTTCAACACAGATTACATGTAAGGAAGGGATTCAATGAAAAATTGCAATGAATTCAATCTCCAGATGGTACCATACTAAACTAAatggcatttaaaaaaatttaatctgAGCGTGGTAGCCAAGTTGCAAAATCCACATGAGATGCTTAAAGCCATTTCGAGTGTTTCATCTATAAAGGTAAAAGGGAAAACTAAGTAGGCAAAACCGTTAGAGTGGCCTAATGTATCCTATTATTTGGAACTCGTCTATGTAAttattttcctcaaaaaatCTGCAGTAAAACATGCCCACAGGAATTCTTTTAAGAAGCCAGCATCTATAACTCCTTTTAATA contains these protein-coding regions:
- the LOC119998892 gene encoding pyridoxal kinase; translated protein: MLTTQSLSLRCSQFGISGENQIFRCRSSIQSEMAPPILSLVLPSETGRVLSIQSHTVQGYVGNKSAVFPLQLLGYDVDPINSVQFSNHTGYPTFKGQVLNGQQLWELIEGLEANQLLYYTHLLTGYIGSASFLDTVLQVVNKLRTINPKLTYVCDPVLGDEGKLYVPRELVAVYRQKVVPVASMLTPNQFEAEQLTGFRIVSERDGREACNFLHAVGPSKVVITSINIDGILLLIGSHQKEKDQSPEQFKIVIPKIPTYFTGTGDLMTALLLGWSNKYPENLDKAAELAVSSVQALLQRTLDDYKKAGYDPQSSSLEIRLIQSQDDIRHPQVNYTAEKFN